A segment of the Gammaproteobacteria bacterium genome:
AGCGGGCGCCGAAGCCGCGGTGCGCGCTTCGCGCAGCGGTCACATCGCGGTGCTTGCCACCGAAAGCACGGTGCGCGGCGGCGCGTATGAGCGCGCAATCCGCGCGCGCCGCGCCGATGCATGCGTGTATTCGCAGGCCTGTTCGCTGTTCGTGGCGCTCGTTGAGGAAGGCTGGACCCGGGGACCACTGGTGGAAGCGGTGGCGCGCGAATATCTGCAGCCGCTGCTCGTTGAGAAGACACGCGACGACCTGGATTGTCTGGTGCTGGGCTGCACGCATTTCCCGCTGCTCCGGGAAACCATCCTGCAGGTTGCGGGTGCGGACGTGGCGTTGGTGGATTCCGGTGAGACCGTGGCGCAGGCGATTGCGGATACGCTGGCACATCAGCAACTGGTGCACGCCCCGGGTTCGCGCGGCGCACACAGCTTCCTGGCTACGGATGACGCAGCGCGCTTTGCGCGCGTGGGCAGCCGTTTTCTGGGCGCCAACATCGCGCTTGCCGATGTAGAGCAGGTGGATTTGTGACACCAGTGCCCACCGCCCTTGATGTACCCAGCGCGGAACGCTTCGCGCGTATCGCGCTGGCAAGCGCCGCGCGCGAATATCCCAATCACCTCCAGCACCTGTTGAACGATGATGCCGACGTGCGTGCGCCGCGCGCTCTGCATCCGGCGTTCTACGGCAGTTACGATTGGCAC
Coding sequences within it:
- the murI gene encoding glutamate racemase, which codes for MNRTLSPARERAQLPIGIFDSGVGGLTVLRAIAASLPAEPLLYLGDTARLPYGTKSAASVTRYALQATAHLVERGIKMLVVACNTASAVAMPALAAEFAPLPVIGVVEAGAEAAVRASRSGHIAVLATESTVRGGAYERAIRARRADACVYSQACSLFVALVEEGWTRGPLVEAVAREYLQPLLVEKTRDDLDCLVLGCTHFPLLRETILQVAGADVALVDSGETVAQAIADTLAHQQLVHAPGSRGAHSFLATDDAARFARVGSRFLGANIALADVEQVDL